A region of the Geomonas subterranea genome:
ACCATGCTGGCGCCCACCAAGGGAAACGATTCCTGGCAGGAGGTCTCGCTGGACCAGGCGGTGAGGCTGTACCGGGACCGGTTCGACGACAGAAGCGGTGGCCTCGTCGGCGCGCCCAAGTTCCCCAGTTCCCTGCCGCTTAAGCTGTTGCTGCGCCAGTACCTGCGCGGCGGCGACCGGCAGATGCTCTCCATGGCCGAGCTCACCCTGGAACGCATGGCCGCCGGCGGGATTTACGACCAGGCCGGCGGAGGTTTCCACCGCTACGCGACCGACACGGCCTGGCAGGTACCTCACTTCGAGAAGATGCTCTACGACAACGCCCTGCTCACGGTGAGCTACCTGGAGGGATACCAGGCGACCGGCCGGATGGAGTTCGCGAGGGTCGCGCGCGAAATCCTTCAGTATCTGCAGCGCGACATGCAGGCGCCGGAAGGCGCATTCTACAGCGCGACCGACGCGGACAGCCTGACTCCCGAAGGTCACCGCGAGGAAGGTGTCTTCTTCACCTGGACGCCGGAGGAGCTGACGGAGGCGCTGGGCCGGGAACGGGGGGAGCTGTTCGCTGCGTGCTACTGCGTGACACGAGGGGGAAACTTCGAGGGGCGCAGCATCCTGCGCCGCGACCGGAGTCTGGCCGAACTGGCGACTGAGTTGAAGCTCCCGGAGCGGGAACTCGAGCTCACGCTGGCGGACTGCCGCGAGCTCCTGTACCGCGCCCGGGGCAAAAAACCGCTCCCCCTGAGGGACGAGAAGATCCTTGCATCATGGAACGGCCTCGCCATCTCCGCCTTCGCGCGCGCGGGTCTCATCCTGGACAACCCGGACCTGGTCCGGGCTGCGACCCGGGCGGCGGAGTTCCTGCTAGGGACCATGATGAAAAACGGGAGGCTGTGCCACAGCTACCAGGAGGGGATGGCCAAGGGTGAAGGATTCCTGGATGATTACGCCTTCCTGATCGCGGGGCTCATCGACCTCTTCGAGGCGGGCCGCGAGCCGCGGTGGCTGGAGCGTTCCCTCGAGCTGTGCACGGCCGCCGTGGAGCAGTTCGAGGATCGGGACCTGGGCGGGTTCTTCATGACCGGGGCGCATCACGAGCAGTTGATCTCGCGGGAAAAGCCCGCCTATGACGGGGTCATCCCCTCGGGTAACTCGGTGATGGTGCTGAACCTGCTGCGACTGAACACGTTGACCGGCGACGGCGCGCTGCTGCAGCAGGCGGAGCGTGCCCTGGGGGCATTCGCCACACAGCTCGCCACGTCGCCGGCCGCCCTCTCCGAGATGCTTCTTGCCGTCGATTACCGGCAGCGGACCCCGAAAGAAGTGGTCATCGTGGCACCGGCCGGCAGACCGGAAGCGGCCGCCCCCTTCCTGGCGGGGTTCCGGCGGGTCTTCCTCCCGAACCGGGTGCTGGTGGTGGCATGCGAGGGAGAGGAGCTGCGGCGGGCGGAGAGGCTGATCCCGCTGTTGGAGGGGAAACGGGCGGAAGGCGACCGGGCGGTGGCGTACCTGTGTGAAAACAGGAGCTGCCGCCGGCCGACCAGCGATCCGGAGGAATTCTACCGGCAGCTTAGCGGGACGGGCTAGCGCTCGTCCCTTTTCCAGTAGGGAGCCTTGACGGGCATGATCCAGCGTACCCCGCCACGGGGGTCATCGGTGTCGCCCGCGTAGCGGGGAATCAGGTGGATGTGCAGGTGCGGGACGGTCTGCCCCGCAGCCACGCCGTCGTTGATACCGATGTTGAAGGCGTCGGGTGCGTGCTTTTCCAGGAGCAACTGCCGAACCCTTCCCACTAGGTCAAAGATCGCCGCCCGCTCCTCGGGGCTGACCTCGAAGAAGGAAGCGACGTGCCGCTTGGGAACCACGAGGGTGTGCCCGAGGGTCACGGGAAATCCGTCCGGGAAGGCGAAGGCAAGCTCGTTTTCCAGCATCGCCTCGACGGGATCGAGCCGGCAGAATGGACAATTGGCTTCGCTACTCATCGTTTCTATATGAATTCCACCTTCGCCGCCGCGGCGGTCACCACGAAAACCTTCTCGTTGTTGCTGTCGGGGTCGCAGGGGAAAACGATGAAGGTGGCACGGGCGGGTGAAAAGCCCTGGGTGTAACCGACCAGGGTCTCGCCGTCCTTGAAGGAGACCTTGATCTTCTTTCCCAGCCCCACCCTCTCCACGTCCAGCCGCTCCTGGTACTGCGGATCCCCCTGGAAGCTCTTGACGAAGAAGATAGCCTTCAACGAATCGACGCTCACCTCGTACTGTTTCCCCGTTTCCGCCTCTGTGAGGTGAAAGAGCATCTTGTTGGCGGCGAGGTCCCCGGTGGTGCCCTTGACAACCTTGCCGTCTGCATAACGAACCACGATCTTAGCTATCACGCGAAAGTCCTCCCTTAATACCAGATGCATCTGCAGGCTTGCCATGAAAGCCCGGAGGTCTTCCCTACTATCACAAAAGGCGATTAATTTGAAGCGTTTTGCTGATCACAGCCATTGGCGAGGATAGGAGCGGTGATAAACGACGTTGTTGGTGAAGCAAGCGACCGTGAGCAGGATGAGCGTTCCGGTCAGAACCGGCAGCAGCACGAAGGCGGGGCCCGCCGCCCCCTGCACGCCGATGAGGGCGGTCGCGCCGCCGGGGGGATGCGTCGTGTGCGTCACATTCATGAGGAATATGGAGGTCGCAACGGCAAACGCCATGGAAAGCGGCGTCGAGCCGAACAGCGCCACCACGACCACCGCCACCATGGCCGAGAGGAGATGGCCGCCGACCAGGTTGCGCGGCTGCGCCAGTGGGGATTCCGTGGCCCCGAACAGGAGTACGGCGGAGGCACCGAGGGAGCCAATCAGCAGGGGGTGGCCGAGCAGGGTGGTCACCTCGGTGATGGCAAGGAGACCGGCAATGGCGCTTAGAAAGCTCCAGGCCGCGTACTGCAGTTTCATCGGGGGTCGCGTGCCGCGCATGGGAGCCCGGCATCTGCGGTGCACCCGGGCCAGCCTCTTGCGGATGGCGACATTTCTCCGCATGAGCACGGAAAGGCGTCGTTTCAAAATGTTCCTCCTGTCATTAAATTCAAGAGAGCGGCAGCGGTCCTCCCCCCTTTTCTTTTGGGTTGGGAGAGGGCCGGGGTGAGGGAGACGCTTCTGGAAACTCCATTGGCGGTGCCAGCGCCCTCACCCGGCCTTCGGCCACCCTCTCCCAGAGGGAGAGGGCGTGAGAGGAGGCGCATCAGGCATCAAGTATCAGGTATCAGTAAAGGCCGTCGGCGGTGCCAGCGACATTCCCCCTCTCCCTTTGGGAGAGGGCCGGGGTGAGGGAGACGCGTCTGGGAACTCCATTGGTGGTGCCAGCGCCCTCACCCGGCCTTCGGCCACCCTCTCCCAGAGGGAGAGGGCGTGAGAGGAGACGCATCAGGCATCAAGTATCAGGTATCAGTAAAGGCCGTCGGCGATGCCAGCGACCTTCCCCCTCTCCCTTTGGGAGAGGGCCGGGGTGAGGGAGACGCGTCTGGGAACTCCATTGGCGGTGCCAGCGCCCTCACCCGGCCTTCGGCCACCCTCTCCCAGAGGGAGAGGGGGTTCCTGCAGGCAGTCTTACTGAAAAGAAGCTGAAGGGAGCCCTGGTTATTTACCCGCGAACGGGTCCTTTATCTCCTGTTCGGGCTTGAACATCAGTTTCTTCACGCCGCGGTTGTTCAGGTACTTGGGTAGCTCCAGGTCGACCTTCGCGGGGACGTCCACCCCGGCCTTCGCCAGCAACTCGCGCAACAGCCGCTCCGCCGCCGCCGCATGGGACAGGGCATCGGTCAGGACCCGCTGCGCTTCACCCGGATTGTGGAAGCCGATGGAGTTCTCGGCCCCGATGAAGACCACGCGATAGAAGGCCTCCTCGTAGTGGTCCTTCGCCTGGGCGTAGAGCCCCTGGTCGAGCTGTTTCCCGAACGCACGTGCCTTGTGGGCCATCTCGAAGAGCTTTGCATCGGTCGCGGTGGCGTAACCGGAGCGGATGAACTGCGACATGACGCGGTCCTGGATGGCATAGACCTTTTCGCGCATCTGCTCGGGGGACTCGTCGTGGCACTGCTTGCACGCCTTCAGGTCGTTCTTGAGCGGGCTCATGATGCGGTGGTCCGAAACCTTCTGCCCCCCAACCTCGGCGGCCGGCATGTGGCAATCGGCGCAGGTGACCCCGGCCTGCCAGTGCACGCTGTTGTTGGAGAAGAACTCGAACTCGGGGTGACGGATGAAGGCGAGCTTGAAGCCGGTGACGCTCTGGGTCCACTCACCGCTCGGCTTGTTGCTGCGAAGCTTCTTGATGATGTTCTCGACGGTGATGCCGCCCCACGTGCTGCCGTCCCAGGGGAAGAAGACGTCGGTGGACTTCATGTCGGCATCCTTGGGGATGCTGTAGGTGACGTGGCACTGGGCGCAGGCGAGGGTCCTCAGATCCTGCCGGGTCAGCTTGGACTGATCAACACCGAGTTTCTCCAGCCCCTTGCCCAGGGTGAAGCCGCGCGAGATCTTAAGAGACATGTCGCGGTTGTCGTGACAGTCGATGCAGGCGACCCCGAGGGTCTGGTCCCCCTTGGGGATCTTGCCGCGGATTTCCTGGTAGGGCTTGGCGAAGTAATCCTTGCCGAGCTGCTTTTGCAGTGTGGAAGCGTACGGGGTCTTGCAGGTGAGGCAGGAACCGCCGGCCTTGTAGCGACCGGGATCGACCTCGAGCTGGTCCTGCACCATGTAGAAGTGGCCGCGCGGCTCCTTGTACTCGGTCCCGAAGGCCCAGCCGTTGTAGAGGAGCGCGAGGAAGGGGTACTCGTCGATCTTGTCCGGGTTTTCCTCACCGACGTCCCACCCTTTCTTGTACCTGCTCTTTCCGGCGGGCGTCGGCTCGGAGGTCTGCTTCCAGAGCTGGTACTGCTTGGGGTAGAGCTTGCCCCACTCGGCCGGATCCACGGTACCGTCCGGAATGGCCGGGCGCACCTCGCTCAGCTCGATCTTCTTCGGGGAACATCCGGAACCCACCAGCGCCAACCCCGCCACCGCCATGGCGACACATCCTCGCAGCATCTTCATCACATTCTCCTCCAGTATGATTTCCCGCCTCGCGCGGCAGCCGCCGGCACGGGTAACGATGACATTACCTTGAGCAGGGAGCGTGCCACGATGGCGGTCAGCCGCAAATCATGAGAAGTTCGTGCTTTTGATGATCACGCCGAAGGAGAAAGGGTGGCCTTTGGGTAACGCGACGTTACCTACCGGTAACGCTTCATCTTCTTCCAGAGGGTCTTGCGCGAGATGC
Encoded here:
- a CDS encoding HIT family protein; translated protein: MSSEANCPFCRLDPVEAMLENELAFAFPDGFPVTLGHTLVVPKRHVASFFEVSPEERAAIFDLVGRVRQLLLEKHAPDAFNIGINDGVAAGQTVPHLHIHLIPRYAGDTDDPRGGVRWIMPVKAPYWKRDER
- a CDS encoding ammonia-forming cytochrome c nitrite reductase subunit c552, with amino-acid sequence MKMLRGCVAMAVAGLALVGSGCSPKKIELSEVRPAIPDGTVDPAEWGKLYPKQYQLWKQTSEPTPAGKSRYKKGWDVGEENPDKIDEYPFLALLYNGWAFGTEYKEPRGHFYMVQDQLEVDPGRYKAGGSCLTCKTPYASTLQKQLGKDYFAKPYQEIRGKIPKGDQTLGVACIDCHDNRDMSLKISRGFTLGKGLEKLGVDQSKLTRQDLRTLACAQCHVTYSIPKDADMKSTDVFFPWDGSTWGGITVENIIKKLRSNKPSGEWTQSVTGFKLAFIRHPEFEFFSNNSVHWQAGVTCADCHMPAAEVGGQKVSDHRIMSPLKNDLKACKQCHDESPEQMREKVYAIQDRVMSQFIRSGYATATDAKLFEMAHKARAFGKQLDQGLYAQAKDHYEEAFYRVVFIGAENSIGFHNPGEAQRVLTDALSHAAAAERLLRELLAKAGVDVPAKVDLELPKYLNNRGVKKLMFKPEQEIKDPFAGK
- a CDS encoding HPP family protein; protein product: MKRRLSVLMRRNVAIRKRLARVHRRCRAPMRGTRPPMKLQYAAWSFLSAIAGLLAITEVTTLLGHPLLIGSLGASAVLLFGATESPLAQPRNLVGGHLLSAMVAVVVVALFGSTPLSMAFAVATSIFLMNVTHTTHPPGGATALIGVQGAAGPAFVLLPVLTGTLILLTVACFTNNVVYHRSYPRQWL
- a CDS encoding thioredoxin domain-containing protein, encoding MSNLADHYQQLPGTDGVPAPPLEQFEKLRQRRGYSYRPRTRHLLPEGWARYTNRLFLETSPYLLQHAHNPVNWFPWGEEPFELARQLDRPVLVSIGYATCHWCHVMEEQSFEDETIAQFLNSHFIAIKVDREERPDVDTVYMTAVHAMGLQGGWPLNVFVTADRKPFYGGTYFPPEDYPGGLGFLTLLMRIRESYIAAPDRVSRAGVQLTEAIRTMLAPTKGNDSWQEVSLDQAVRLYRDRFDDRSGGLVGAPKFPSSLPLKLLLRQYLRGGDRQMLSMAELTLERMAAGGIYDQAGGGFHRYATDTAWQVPHFEKMLYDNALLTVSYLEGYQATGRMEFARVAREILQYLQRDMQAPEGAFYSATDADSLTPEGHREEGVFFTWTPEELTEALGRERGELFAACYCVTRGGNFEGRSILRRDRSLAELATELKLPERELELTLADCRELLYRARGKKPLPLRDEKILASWNGLAISAFARAGLILDNPDLVRAATRAAEFLLGTMMKNGRLCHSYQEGMAKGEGFLDDYAFLIAGLIDLFEAGREPRWLERSLELCTAAVEQFEDRDLGGFFMTGAHHEQLISREKPAYDGVIPSGNSVMVLNLLRLNTLTGDGALLQQAERALGAFATQLATSPAALSEMLLAVDYRQRTPKEVVIVAPAGRPEAAAPFLAGFRRVFLPNRVLVVACEGEELRRAERLIPLLEGKRAEGDRAVAYLCENRSCRRPTSDPEEFYRQLSGTG
- a CDS encoding DUF6982 domain-containing protein encodes the protein MIAKIVVRYADGKVVKGTTGDLAANKMLFHLTEAETGKQYEVSVDSLKAIFFVKSFQGDPQYQERLDVERVGLGKKIKVSFKDGETLVGYTQGFSPARATFIVFPCDPDSNNEKVFVVTAAAAKVEFI